The window GTTATCAGAATTTTTAAGAGGTGGGAGACTATACAGAGATAGTTGTGGATTTTGTCGATGTATAAAAGGATTCTTTAAAGCACTTTTAAGTGGAGAGTCTAGTTGTTGTGGAATTGGGACCATCTGTTTTGCATCACAGATTAATAATGGATGAAACCTGAAGTCATGTCAATGAGTGCAATGGGGCTTCTTGATGTGGTCAGTGCTGTTCTGTTATGATGTggcctatctttttttttttacttaaatAGTATTGAATGTAGGCCTATAGAACAGATTTTAGGAAAATTTATTGGGAAAATAGTCAAAATGGTTGGAAGGATTTTGGAGACCGTAAATTTGGAGAAATGTGAAGTCAGTTCAGCGTGACAAACACTTTACTGATACTtgtttttttctctaaaaaaggcttgaaatttaaatatgtttgcAATCTAGAAGATGGTAAGAAGGGTACTAGGTGGAAGGAAATTGCCAACATTGTGAAAGTTATTAATTAAGGGAACTCACCAATAAAGTGAAATGCAAGGAAGTTAAAACAAATGCAACAGAAAGTTGTTCACAAGAACTAAAGGAAATTAAAGATGTAATTTCCACAGTTTTTGCATGAAAGGTTGCTAGGAAATTTGGGGTGTCTTAGAGTATGCATATGACCTGGCTATTGAGAAGCTGGTGAAACCATATGGACTCtttgtcaaaagaaaaataggtaacTGCCCAGACTATTTCCTTTTTTTACATTTATGCTTGGTTTTTTATGATGTGTCCCTGTTTTCCCTTGAATTTTATCACAACAGAGTTACTTGGACATTTATGTCATTTTCAAAAATCTGTGTTGACATGTACCTGCCAGTTAAATATATCCATCAGACACTTTAGATATCTACCATAATTTGGTATATATGGGTGCAAAGTTGAATTCTTCCAGTGCTGAGTCCTGCGTCTCTCACATGAATTTCTTGTTAATCAAAGTGGCTTATAGTTGTTCTTCGAGCTCATGTACTACTAGAGGCATTTAAAAGCTTGGTGAAATGTCGCAGACTTCTGTACTTAACCTAGGCTTTGGAGTTACAGTTGGGAACATGTATTTCAATAATAATACTACCTGTGTGTCATACAAGATTAGCTTCttaattttttcccttttttttctaccTTCCGTTAACATTCTTGATGCTCATGCCCTTAAGTTGTTAAAAAAAGGATATTAAACAATCACTCAAAAATCATGATCTATCTTAGTGATGAAATTTTTAAAGTATATGAATCATCACAAAATTTACTATCAAACATACTCATGAATGATTGCGGCCACTTTATGTATGATACCATGTGCAATGTTGTCATGGTTATTTGAACTAATCAATTACTGATAAGTTAGTACTAACATCAAATGAACACTTGTCAAGATTATATAAGATAAAACTGATTAATAGATATTACCTTTAACATTTTCTATTCTTCCACTGTAAATTACTTATTGTACAgtgtaataaaaaaaatgccctGTGTGTCCTCTAACTTGTATTTTTGCTCTTGTCAAGTAAATACTTAAATATGCTTCAAAATGTCACTCTTCTTTCCCTATCCATGCAACACCGTGATAGCTTgtatgctttttcttttttttcttcctaacTACCAGATAGTCCATGGTGTAAGGATGTGCATCCACATTCTTATTCTGATTGAAGCAAGATTTTTTTGGTGTTTGTAGTTGTCAACCACGTGATTGCTAATTTCACAAATATTAAGGATCTAAGAGTGAATAAATGTCAAATTAAAGTATAATTTGGAAATAAAATGCTGGTCTTGAGCATGCTGAACATTAATTATTAAAGAGAACACCTTCCTGGTgactgtttcttttttttttttttgttcactgtTAATTTAACATAGGAGTAAGCAATTCctggaaaattttcttttgctgaaaaaaataaaaaatgtgaCTTCTTCCTCTTTGCTTTGCTTTCTTGTTTGATTATTTGAGGAGAAGATCATTTcctagttattttacatcaaagtaAACCTTAAACTATTTAAGAAAGGAATTTCAATATTGAAGAGTTAACACATCGAGGTGTTTAAACGAATTACCAATAAGAGGCTTCTTAGATTGACAGATGGTGTGGGGCTCGTGTAGGGGTTTGTTATACTTAAAATAACTGGAGCAATGGTTTCAGCTCACCTACTACCAATCTATTCTTAACCAAGTACCATGTCCATACTGTAACCATCATCTTTTTATGGAACCAAGACAACTTTGAAGATATTTTCTGTTGTCCTTCATTTTACACTTCTTCAGGTTTAACATGtatgttaaagaaatctaaaaTCTCTAACAAAACTGAgagttccttttttttgttttttttttaatttaggtGTGTGTgttgggtggggggggggggggggaggggtaaGTTCAAGTCCATAATTAATGTTTCCAACTTTCCATTTTTGCAATCATGAGACTGGTAAGGATGAGAACTTGAAAAATGCCAGTTAAAAGAAGAGAGTTATTCATGACCTTCCTGAGTTGTTGTAGCTGGCTGACTTAGGCAATCTTACTTTCTTTGGCTTTGAGTGGAAGCAGGCTAAACAAATCATGAAGATATTTAAAAGTTTCATATGATTATCAGCTAATGCAACCAAGGTTCCTGAAATGAAAGAATGTGATTATTGTTGGAGGTCCAGCAAGGGTGGATAGGAATTTGGTCTCTTGTATATGCAGCATGTTGAAGCCTTGGTTTCCAGCTTGTTTCTAGATAAATTCCTAATATCTGTTTGCGAGTGTAATAGATGGTTGTCCTAGGAAAAAATACATGTCTGGACCTTTTCTAAATAGAAACAGTGTtgatatgaatatatatatctagAAGATGCAATATCTCTATATATGATACAAAAGGCTTTGTTGTCCAGATGCTGTCTGGATTCAGAGGCTCTCAAATTCTTTGTTCTTGGTTTCAAGGTTTTCTGGAATTCCAGTTTGTTAAGGAAACTAAACGGCCCTGATCCAAGTAGGCTGACATGCCTGCAACCAAATAAAGTGAAAATATTTTCCCCCAAACCCAGCAGATCTTGTCCATAGCATGTGCATCTATTATAGAAAGAGTAAAATCTATCTGTGCATCTGACATCTTCAGATTAAATGCTGGATGACAATGCctactcttttttctctttttatagTAAATGTGAAAACCACCATGTTATATAGGGAACTATATTTAGAGAACTAGGAAGCTTTTCTATTTTGTTGAGATCAATATTACTAATTTTGTTGTATATATGTTTTTAGCAGATATACTTTTGAAAAGTCATAttacaaatatcattttcataggAGATGGGTACCAGCCTTCATGAAGAATTTCCCAAGTATTTATGGTCTCTTATTTAGACAAGCAGGACTTACAGCAAATCTCTGTCTATATGCATGTAAATTTGCAAATGCTAATGATGGTTTTGTCATTGTAGGGTTTATCCTTTTCAGGGCTTCCAGTCCCGAGGCTATATAGAAGGAACAAACTACAGGGATCATAAGCTACCAAGAAAGCTTCCAGAAGATAACGAGTTGCATTCCCAATCATGGAGAAATTATATTATTGTATGCTGACTTCAGAGTACCAAAGTTCCCCATTTACATGTGATAATTTGATGCATTAGTAGTTTGGAAAAGTCTATCTTTTCATGTCCTCTGAACTCATATTAAGAAGACGTATGTTATAAACTTTACAGTCTAAGTTTTGAATTATGTCTCATGGTTGAACAAATATTGGATTTCTTGCAGCCCACAGCTGTACTAGTGATTGCTGGAGCAGGCCTACTTATTCACTACAATGATGAGAAACGAGCAATCCCAAAAGGTGCCTTCCTTAGAATCTGCAGCATGGTTGATGCGCTAAAATTATTTTGTCTCGTTGGTTACTTATTACATTGTCAAATATTGTAACTTGATCAATCCAGTCCCTTATATGCACTTATCAATATAAAATAATCCCAGATACACATACATATTGTgaatgctttataaattttcatggtgacttttggagaccaaccaccccccccccccaacccgcCCGAAAAATCCAGGGGCTTGGCaggggaaaaaaggaaaaagaaaacactTCAACTATAAATAGGAGACTTAGGTGCAAATATTTTTCTGGACCAATCTCCAAAACAATCATTAAAATACCCTGGAAAATGAAGCCCAATTTATATTGCAATTATGCAAAGATGTCTAAACTAAGTGCAAACTTTAAATGCTTCAAACTCTCCTCAATCTGACGGTCCATCGTGTTTTTAGCCTTATTAGGATGTATTAGGTTGTCTTAGATTGCCCATTCTgctatttattgatttatttacttacatatttatttatttttagtggTTGTGACTGGGGGCATGGCATCATGATTGTTGTTTAATATGATCCCTTGTGACTGTGATGTCATCACTTGATCTTAGGCTGCATTATTGCACGAGGAGCATATGCATTGGTCTTTTTGAGAATTGTCTTGTTGAAGTAGTTTGTTTAGATCTCATTTAGTGAAATCAGTATTTTGCCAACAATGGAAGAAGCAATCTACAACTGTCAGCCTTACCATCTTTTAATGCCTACTAATTGAATAATAGGCTGGTGGCAGCTTCAGTTAAAAGTATACTTTGACCTCTGGAATCTTCATACTAAAGAAAATATATGTTTTTCAATGCTATGTCTGTCTGTCTGGAAGATGATTATCAAATTTGCTAAAAACTTATGGATCTTCCCTGTGCCAAGATTTTGTTATCATgcatttaataataaaaatgttTCCTATGACGTTTCAGGATGGTAACCATATTCATCTGATTTTgtgatttttaaatttataaactgGCTATAACAAGTTTGGCAAATCAGGCATATTGGTGATGTTCGTACATTTCTATTCAGTAATTTTGTCCTAGAATTCCTCTTATCATCTCTATTTGTGTATTGTTTGTGCATCTTTGTAATTCTAAATACATGTCTACGTTGCCAGTCTTAAGAAACTTCTCTTTTTGCTAGGTGATCTTTAACCTGTCATCTGACATCCTTTCATATATATTTTACAGGATCACATCAAAGTACAAACTCTGATGGGAGTAAAGTCAACAGACCTGCAATTGGAGGCCCATTTAGGCTGTTTGATACAGAAAAAAATTTGGTAACTGAGTCAAACCTTCAGGGAAATTGGACACTCATGTACTTTGGGTACACTTCTTCCCCTGATGTTGGACCAGAAGAAGTTAAAAAGATGGCCGAAGTCATCCAGATATTAGGTGGAGCATCTTCTGCCATTCTCAATTGTCTTAAAAACTCTTGGTACTTAAAAACATGAGAAGATGATCTGTATGATTGATGTGTATTAGCCTTTTTTGGAATTGGGGCTGCAAGCGGATTGGATTGACCTGCTTCCATTCTGAAACAGATCCAACAATAATCTGTCCCAATCTGAACTGAAGTTTTTTAGGCTTGGAATTGAAAATTATGACCCACTTCAAATATGGACTGGATTTGAATCACTAAGCCTTCAATCTGTATATGAACTTATCTGAAGCTAACCAGCAATAGTACACTATATACTTTAGAACCCCCCTTAAatgtaagaaattaattttcctTTAGTACATAAAGTTAATGTATTAGTCGTTATTTGTCATGTAAATTACAATTTATATGTGATTACTGATCAAACTTTATGGTGAGTAGGCTGTTGAAACTCTACATGttgcttattattattttataggcaatcaattgatacacgtTTATAATGATTTGCACTTGAATTATTTTGACCTGATTTGACTTGAGAAACCAGGTGGattgataaaataaatattaaatccGATCTGATTTAACCCAAATGGAAACGAATTAGGCTTGGTTCAAttatttaacttgattcaaatatgGGTTGGATTTGGTGTGTGCTGATACTGGATCCATTTGTACCTGCTTGCAGTGGTAGTTGGAGCTAAAAGTTTTTGTGCTGGATTTTGCTTCAAATGCATCGACCCATTATTTTTGTCTTTTTGAGAAACCCTAAATGCCATAATATCAGCATAAcatgaaaaacaaaaaggatATGCAATTTTTACTTCAGATGTCTTATTAATCtttataaaaagaaacaaaaaaaagatggtTTTTGTTGCTTATGGAGGAATGATAAATGTATTCTAAATTTAGGACCAATAAGGggtgtttttaatttttcatgaTTGGCATTCGTTGAGCCGTGCCTTCTTGTGTTATCTCCTTCCATTTTGTGGATATTTTCTCTTGTAACATAGATGATGGTTAATTAGTTACCTGACTGCACCTTCAGAGTCTGAACACAACTTCAAGATCACTCCTATTTTTGTCACCATTGACCCTCAGCGTGATTCCCCTGCTCAACTTAGGGCATACCTTGGAGGTCAGTTATTCTAGTCTTAACTGCTTAATATTTTCTTCAATCGATTGATTCTCATTATGTCTCTGTACTGAAGATTTTGAAGTTCTTGTCACTTTGTGGTTGCAGAATTTGATTCAAGAATAATTGGATTAACAGGCCCTATTGCGGCTGTAAGACAGATGGCACAGGAGTACCGCATTTACTTCAAAAAAGTTGATGAAGAAGGCCAAGATTATCTTGTGGAATGTTCACATAACATGTAGTGTGCTCTGTATTGCAGAAATTTGTTTAAAAAATAACAGATGCTAAAATCGATGCTTAACTGTTATAATTTAATGTATATATTGGCAGGTACCTGTTAGATCCAAACATGGAAATTTTGAGATGTTTTGGAGTGGAATATGATGCTTTGCAGTTGTCTAATGCGATAATGATGGAGATGAAGAAGGCATCAAAGTGACCAACCTTCTATGTACCATTTCTTCCTCTGATTTTTTCTAAGGTGAATTTCTCTTTTGATGTCATTGCTAGCATGTATTTGCTTTATTGTATTTTGACACTGAATTGTTCTATGTTTTTCTATGCTATTATAGAGGGTTATGTGTTTGTTGTTTCAGGTGATTCTCAAGAAAGTTTGAAGGCATAGATTGAATGATAGAGCTCAAGAAAAGTTTTCAACCATTCTGCAGTTAAAAATATGGttcgggaaaaaagaaaaaaaagctagcGACTTTTCTTCTGAATAAAATTACAGGTGAAATGGCTTTGTAATTTCATGGAAATTTTGTCTTTTCACGACAATTAgtacaaatttctaattcaaGTTATGAAGCTACGCAGAACCCATTTGTCTATCTTTGATGATGTTGTGT is drawn from Phoenix dactylifera cultivar Barhee BC4 unplaced genomic scaffold, palm_55x_up_171113_PBpolish2nd_filt_p 000843F, whole genome shotgun sequence and contains these coding sequences:
- the LOC120107373 gene encoding protein SCO1 homolog 2, mitochondrial-like — translated: MLRSRLVGVSLRNGSRVFTRSPPSTRVYPFQGFQSRGYIEGTNYRDHKLPRKLPEDNELHSQSWRNYIIPTAVLVIAGAGLLIHYNDEKRAIPKGAFLRICSMVDALKLFCLVGYLLHCQILHIGDVRTFLFRSHQSTNSDGSKVNRPAIGGPFRLFDTEKNLVTESNLQGNWTLMYFGYTSSPDVGPEEVKKMAEVIQILESEHNFKITPIFVTIDPQRDSPAQLRAYLGEFDSRIIGLTGPIAAVRQMAQEYRIYFKKVDEEGQDYLVECSHNMYLLDPNMEILRCFGVEYDALQLSNAIMMEMKKASK